The genomic stretch CTTTCCTGTAAAGTCTTTAAATGGAGGGTAATGTCATCCCTAATATTAACTATCATACAGAccaaaaacatatatatatatatatatatattaactatgagattttcataaaagGCCTACGCTTCTACTAAATTTTTATGCCTAAACCATTCTAAGAATGAGAGTTATGCTCAAGATTTGAAGTTGGGATCTTGGAGACTGAGTCACTTGTCCAAATGAAGCAAACTTTTCGTAGGATTATATTCAAGCCCAACTAAGGACGACTCGTTCGTGTGATCCTGCCCTTTTGTGTGCACACATGAAGAGCAGGAAGCACTCGCAGTCACACATACAGACTATCAAACCGATGCATCATGGTCTCCATCGGACTGAAATTCAAGGTCATGGCCACAGACTCACATGGCAAGAATCTGCAACCGGGGCGAGGCTGCCGGAAATCAGCGTTCTACTTCACTTGTAGTCAGCAAGCTGGATATTCTACTATCAACGGCAGTACTTGAGAGCTCTAGCATGATTGGAACTTCACTTTCCTAACCTTGGAATGTTCGCACTTCGATTGCACAACATGACTTAAAAATGCTGAAGAGTTGATCAACAAAAAGATTCAATACTAGGAACGACACTAGGAAAGATGATGGGTCTACCATCTTCGGTTTCACTCAAATAATACGTAGTTGAGAAGGATTAAGCTCCACCTACATCAGGGGGACAAAAGAAGGAGCAGACTGTGTGGTAGCTGCAGCATCAGGACAAACCGATGGACTTAGAAACCACGAATAGAGCGGAGAGAGGGAGGGGCTTTCAGAGATGCACTTTCGCTTTATTCCCCAAATCACTTCCCTTGTCATCATCAAGATGACTTCTTGCTCTAAATAATTCCATGGACTGTCTCACCATTTTATCAGCAGACGTGTCCGGTGAAGGCCAAACATGCTGCTTGATTTTCGTCATGTTAAGTTAGATGTACCCCACAACTCTTCAACATTACATTGGAGGGCGCTCTGTTAACTACGACTGAAAACATCAAGCACACTGAACCATGCAGCTGATACTCAACCACCCGATGGGACCAAAGCAAATCTTGCGAACCATAAAAGAGCCACAAGTGATCTGAGTCAACGCACTGCATTTCATATCGGCCATCCATAATGCATCGACCATTGACAGTGATAGAGTAATTATAGTCTATGGTACCATCCGTCGTCCCGCATTCTTGGGTGAGACTTTCCTCTAATCCAAAGAGGACAGCAAGCGTGAAGGACTTGCAATTCCAAAACCTATCCCACGGCACTTGGAAACATATTGTACCCTCCAAACTTCGATGGCTAAACCACTTAGGAATTTCACTTCCTGGAAAATATATGTCAACCGAGGTTGCCCTCACGCCCTGCAAACCAACTCGAATCTGTAAATGCACCATTCTCACTTCACGtgcacatgagagagagagagagagagagagagagagagagagagagagactacctCAGCTGAGGGTCCGTCAGCAAACCAAGTCATGTTATGGCAATTGGAGAAGTCGATCAATTCAAGGAATGGTAACTGCCTCATGTCAGATACAGAAACTCTTGACAACCACAAAAACTTTCTCAGAGACTTGCATCCACTTACAGACAGATACTTGATGTTTGGTGGCAACTGCGAAATTTCTTGAAGTTGTCCACAATGCTCTAAGCAAAGCCAGTCCAACTGAAAGAGTCTCCCGATGCTCGCAGGAAGGCAAACAAAAGGGTTCTCAGAAAGATCTAAGCCTCTCAATGTAGTGAAGCTTTGTGGAGCCAATAGGTTATGTACATCTCTTAAATTGCAATTTCTGAGAACAAGCTCCATGAGGTTTGCAGACCTCCACGAAGAGCAGCAATAAGGTAAACATATTGAGTCTACATCTTCAACAAGCTCGGGAAATTTACCAAGTTTTGAGCAATTACTCATATAAAGCAGGCGAAGGCAATGCAACTTATACATGCTTGGTGGAAGACAGGTAAGGTTTTTGCATCCATCCAAGAATATGGCTTCAAGATTGACCAGACGTTCAAGAGATGAAGGCAGCTCTTCTATACCGGACTTTTGCAGGCAAAGATCAGACAGACATGGCATGTTTTCATCGACACGAGGAAATGATTTTAGCTTGGTACACCCGCTTAAGACAAAAGTCTTAAGAGATTTTAATTTGATGATGGAAGGAAAACTGCTGAGGTTAGAGCAAGAATGTAGGTCCAAAGTGACGAGCTTTGGAAGAAATCCAACCGACTCATGAACTTTAGTTAGGGCATTACAGCCACTAAGAATTAATATTTCGAGATTTTCCACAGTCGAAAAATCAGGGATTTCAAGTAATCGTCCACAATCTGCAAAATTTATGGATTTCAGATGCTTCAAATGCtgccaaaaaaggagaaaagtgaGTGACTGACATTGCTTGAttgatagaaaaaagaaaaaaatcattatgtGAAAGCAAAGGCTATTTGTACCTGGAATCCCACTCCCAGCCTTTCGAAGTTGCTGCCCCTCAGATTAACTTCCTTAAGTTTCTTCAGGCCAAAATTAAATTCAAGTGACGGAATAGAACATCCAGGCAACTCAATCCACCTTAACCCAGAAGGAAGTCGAAGAGGAGCACCAGAAAAGTGTGCACCATGCATTACAAGCAGTCTAAGACTCGTCATATTTGCAAAGGCATTGTCACCCAAGTGCACCTCTTCAGGTCCAGGTAAATCTATAACTATGCCTTCAACTGCATTTGTCCCCTGACAAGCAAAGTTAAATTCACTCAGCCATCAGACTTGTGACACCCAGacccaaaagaaatcactttctAAGTAGCAAGGCCTGTGCTAAACCTAAGAAGAAAACTGGAACCATCAATTTCACCAGAAAATATATGTATCACGCTATATCATACATAGGAACCCACCAAGCTGTTACTCAGAAGATAGAGCACATCATCAGTTGACCACAACCTACTGCGTTGTCCAGGCTCCCTAATAGACTCTTGGCGAACAATTTCCCATCCCATCAGCTGAAGCAAATCATGCATCTGTATCGCACCATACTCAATACTAACAAGAGACCTCTCTATAAGAATCTGTATCCCAATCACCGAATCGAATCCACACGCACCTAAAATTCCCATGATGTAGTCTTTACTCTTCCCCCGTAAGAAACAAGcaatgtcaaggaaaatggccTTCTCGTGTTCCTCTAATCCATCAAAACTAGTTTTAAGTATGTTGAAGATCTCTTCATTGGGAATTCTTTTCAATTTATCCAGTGTGCTCTTCCATTCAGATATGTTTCTACCTCGCAAAAGAGAACCTAGTACTATGAGGGCCAACGGCAGTCCCTTAGCATAATTTATCAACATATACGAGAGGTTCTCATAACCAATTCGAGGATGGATTTCCTTAAAAGCATTCCAACAGAAGAGCTGAAGAGCATCCTGATCATGTAAACAATTGATCTTATGTGTCCAAGGAACATTGTGAGCTACTAATAAATGCTCATCTCTAGTTGTGACGATGATTTTACTTCCTGGACCGAACCAGTTGGGTCCACCCACTAGTTTTCTCAGTTGATCCAAGTGATCCACATTATCAACTATGACAAGGACCTTTTTTTGGCTAAGCCTATCCCTTATAGTGTGAATTCCTTGATCAACATTGTGAATCTTCAAGTTGACACCCCTCAGTGTTTCATGAAGAAGATCTTCTTGTAATCGAGTTAGGCCCCACAGCTTGGAATTTTCTCCAACATTGGTGAGGAAGCAACTGccttcaaattgattggcaataAGGTTATAAACGGCTTTAGCAACAGTCGTCTTACCTACTCCACCTATCCCACAGAGCCCCACCACACTGTTCCCCCTTAACGTTGAATGAACCAGATCGACATGATGTTGCAAACTAACTGGATAGTCGGCAACATGAAAAGATTTGCGATGCAGCTTACCCAATACATCTTTGACAAGTGACTGAATCAATGTCGATTCACACCTGCCAAAGCCATCAAAGTGAGTTGAATTTTATTATGGAATATATCATCTTACTCCAGCATATAATTGTCTGTCATTATGCTACTTGGTTATTTGTCAAAAATCTTTTGGTTGGAACAGACACAGATAGTAGTTTAAGCATACTTCTTACTAAaacaagcacgtaagaaaattcagAAAGTAGAGTAAACTGCAAAACTCTGAACGAAAAAGTAAAGATGGAAAGTAGAAGCACAAAAGAATCGTAATTATTGACACTACCATGATTCAAACGACTATGAAGGCTTTCATATGCAAGTGGTAAATAAGTACATTTCAAATACTAGCtgtcccaaattttccaatcTTAGTTCGTCAAAAATTATCCAAAGTTAAGTTCTCAAGCGAAATGTTTACAACATGACCAACTCCCACATGGAGTATGAAAGAGGCTCGGAGGCAGTACATAACGCAGAGCAACCGGTGTCGCCACTTGATTACTTGTATTGAGGAATTATTCCTCCCATTTGGAGCCAAGTCATCCCAAGACCATTTAAATTCATGTAGTAGAAAATCACCAGACAAGTGAAAAATTATAGAGTGAAAGTCATATAGTCAGTAGAATTTTCCAAGGAAAACTTTGGGGAAAGTGACCAAATAAGAGACTGTCTAAAAAGGAACCATCTATCAGTTACCATTTCTAAAGTGAATAACGTTATATGCGAAAGCATTCGTCCTGGTCGATGGAGCCAATCGTTTCCGATACACATCTTGATCTAATCGATCTCAAATCGCCTAGTGAATAATTcctacactaaaaaaaaaaaagagtcgggATTGAATTACTCATTCGTCTTCAATGTCCACCCGGAAAGGTTACCGACGCTCGTCATCGCCTCCCTCCACTTCTCCACCACCCCGACGTTCTCGCCGAATCTGCGCTCGTGCTTCTCAAACGCCGCGCCGATGGCGCCTTTCTGGTTCCTCACCTCCGAAGGATCCACGCCGTAGAACACCGGCTCGATCATCTTCTCGTCGCGACTGCTACACTGGATGATCTTCACAAGCTCGTTCAAGCACCAGGTGGAACCGGCATAGTTCTCCGAGAGCACGACAACGGAGACCCTAGACTCCTCGATCGCTCGCTCGAGAGCGGGCGAGATCTCGCCTCCCTTCCCGAGGCTGTCGTCGTCGACGAAGACGTGGACTCCCTTCTGGCGCAGGGCGTGGCGGAGATGGCCGATGAAAGTGTGGCGCGTGTCTTCACCCCTGAAGCTGAGGAAGACGTCGTAGCTGTACCGCCTAGGGGTTGAATAACAGTGCCCATTGAAGCTGCGAGCACTCATGGCGATTAGTTGTTCAGGTCGCCCTCTGCAATCGACCTGTGTTGAAGCTCGGTGGACGATGTTCCGCTCTAGAAGATAAACCGAGCGAGGAAGTGGaagaatgagagggagaggaattGAGAGGAAGCGACGAGGGTCTTCCtcgagaaaaaaggaaatcggATTCATCGTTCTTGGCGCTCTTTTTGACGGGGAAAGGAAGCATGCaatggaaaaatattattaaatggGACGGTCTTGCCTAGACCCGCAATAGAGATACTCCGGTCAGAGCACGAGTCTCGGCTGTGACTGTGACTCCGAGCAATTTTGGAAATCTCCCTAGTcttaggaaaattataaaaagaatcctaaatttttttacatttttatcaattcaatttttagcccttttaagtttatcgattcaggcttaaatcttttcattttttaccgattcaatcctattgaTCGGAAgtcgttgacgtggacgtcgattgCTCTTCGTGGCACTACCTGCACcgactcgaattttttttaataacatttaattatttgttcaatcatttttatttgtttttttttttacctttcctTTATtacatgtttttccttttcttttatttcctctACCGACCTTAGGCAAGGACAGTTGTCACCCTCATAGGCCAGGGCAAGCATCAAAGTGAGAAGGTTCTGTTGGATCAATAAGAAGGTCACTTAATACAAATCAACCTCACTAGACAGCAACTACGCGTAAAATAGAGGAGATTATGAAAGTGGAGCACTTTTATTCAGCTCACTTTTTTGAGAATACAAAACAGCAATAAATAGAAATCACATAGCGTAAAACTAGCAACTAAGCCGGATATGGCTCCTAAAAATCAGCTAAC from Rhodamnia argentea isolate NSW1041297 chromosome 2, ASM2092103v1, whole genome shotgun sequence encodes the following:
- the LOC115737356 gene encoding TMV resistance protein N-like is translated as MSARSFNGHCYSTPRRYSYDVFLSFRGEDTRHTFIGHLRHALRQKGVHVFVDDDSLGKGGEISPALERAIEESRVSVVVLSENYAGSTWCLNELVKIIQCSSRDEKMIEPVFYGVDPSEVRNQKGAIGAAFEKHERRFGENVGVVEKWREAMTSVGNLSGWTLKTNECESTLIQSLVKDVLGKLHRKSFHVADYPVSLQHHVDLVHSTLRGNSVVGLCGIGGVGKTTVAKAVYNLIANQFEGSCFLTNVGENSKLWGLTRLQEDLLHETLRGVNLKIHNVDQGIHTIRDRLSQKKVLVIVDNVDHLDQLRKLVGGPNWFGPGSKIIVTTRDEHLLVAHNVPWTHKINCLHDQDALQLFCWNAFKEIHPRIGYENLSYMLINYAKGLPLALIVLGSLLRGRNISEWKSTLDKLKRIPNEEIFNILKTSFDGLEEHEKAIFLDIACFLRGKSKDYIMGILGACGFDSVIGIQILIERSLVSIEYGAIQMHDLLQLMGWEIVRQESIREPGQRSRLWSTDDVLYLLSNSLGTNAVEGIVIDLPGPEEVHLGDNAFANMTSLRLLVMHGAHFSGAPLRLPSGLRWIELPGCSIPSLEFNFGLKKLKEVNLRGSNFERLGVGFQHLKHLKSINFADCGRLLEIPDFSTVENLEILILSGCNALTKVHESVGFLPKLVTLDLHSCSNLSSFPSIIKLKSLKTFVLSGCTKLKSFPRVDENMPCLSDLCLQKSGIEELPSSLERLVNLEAIFLDGCKNLTCLPPSMYKLHCLRLLYMSNCSKLGKFPELVEDVDSICLPYCCSSWRSANLMELVLRNCNLRDVHNLLAPQSFTTLRGLDLSENPFVCLPASIGRLFQLDWLCLEHCGQLQEISQLPPNIKYLSVSGCKSLRKFLWLSRVSVSDMRQLPFLELIDFSNCHNMTWFADGPSAEGVRATSVDIYFPGSEIPKWFSHRSLEGTICFQVPWDRFWNCKSFTLAVLFGLEESLTQECGTTDGTIDYNYSITVNGRCIMDGRYEMQCVDSDHLWLFYGSQDLLWSHRVVEYQLHGSVCLMFSVVVNRAPSNVMLKSCGVHLT